The Terriglobia bacterium genomic interval CCTTCCCCATCCGCATACAGAAACGAAGCGGGGGTCAAGACAACGTCGGGCTCGTCAAACCTTTCGCTGGTTTTGAAGGTCTTTTCGAGCACCGCGTTGGTGATCAGATGCCGCAGCTTCGTCCGCACCATCGTGGATGCTCCGCGCGCGCTGGGCGAAGCGAAAAAGACATCCATTACGGTGAAGGGTTGACCGTCGACCGTGATCAGCATTTTGCGTTTCAGTTCATTAGCTCCGATGAGCGCCATCCGATTCCACCTCGAAAATCTTGCATTTCAATTCCAGTGCCGTGAGGCCCACTAAAGATACGATCCACCTTGGAAAGGGCGAGTTCTTCCGCATCGCTTCGCGGGCAAAATTATATTCCTAAATGAACTAATACGGGATTAAGATCATCTCATTAGCGCAAGGTCCAAACCCAGGGCCCATACATGCGTCGGATTATATCAACTCGTGCGATCCCGCTATTAACTTTCGGTTTCGCCTGTATCGCATTTGCGACGGTCCCGATCGTGCGGTCACAAGGAATCGTTTCCCACGAACTTGCGGTTTATGCGGAAGCGAGAAGCGTGGTTGACCTTACGGTCGAGGAACTCCTCCGAACTTACCCAGGTGAACTTGGCGATCTCGAATTTGCTGAGAACCAGGCGGAGCTGGGTTTTATGCTCCAAAAAACGGGCGAGAGCGTGGAAGCATTCTTCCGCGATTTTCCCAATACTGCTTCGAAAGAACAGGTCCGCCTGGAAAGACTGCGGGCCGATGGAAGGATCGATGACCACATCGAGCAGAATTTCAACTACTTGCTTGTGGTTCATCCCGACAAAGAGGGTATCAACTATGAGGAGTCCCGGACCGACAGCGGAGGCCATCCGATCAGGCCTGCGCGCCTGAGAGGCTATTCTTCTCTGTCATCCGGATTCGCAGGCACATCGGTCTTCTTTCATCCACGTTATCAATCCAGTTCCCGTTTCCGCTATCTGGGACGCCAGCGCTCGGAACCCAATTATTTTGCAATCGCCTTTGCGCAGAGGCCGGAAACCGGGATTTGCTTTGGGACCTTCAGAGTGGGGGAAAGGATGCTGCCCATTCCGTTGCTCTATCAGGGATTGGCATGGGTGGATCCGCTCACTTATCAGATTGTGCGCCTGCGCACGGACCTGTTGGCGCCCAGGAGCGATGTCGGACTGACGAGGCAAACTTCCGAGATCTGGCTCAGCGAAGTGCGCTTCACTACCGTCACCAAAACCTTCTGGCTGCCCCGGGAGGTTCTGGTTACGGTCTCAAGCCTCGGCCAGATATTCCGGAACCGCCACCGCTATTCGGATTACCAGGTGTTTCTGGTGGAAAGCCACGACAAGATTGAACCGCCGAAAGTAAAGAAGAAACCCCAGTAGGCTGCTTGGTTCGGGTATAGCCGTTTCTTGAATTCGGAGCGCCGCCTCATTTCTATTGGCCTGTGCGCGGCTGGCCGCAGCCGGAACTCCAGCGGGCCATGTCAGACGGAGGAAAAATGAAAAACAGAACGCCGGATCCTGAGATTGAGTTGTTAGTCAGGATCATGGATCAATCCTACGACAAGAAAGCCTGGCACGGCACGAACTTCAGAGGGTCACTCCGTGGGCTGACAGCGCAGGAAGCGTTATGGAGACCCGCGCCCCAACGGCACAATATCTGGGAAATCACGATCCACGTCGCTTACTGGAAGTACATTGTCCGCCGCAGAATTCTCGGCGAGAAGCGAGGATCGTTCCCGCTCAAAGGAAGCAACTGGTTTGCCCGCCCGGAATCGGCCACTCCAGATGCCTGGCGCCAGGATGTCCTGCTGCTGGATGAAACTCACCGGAGGTTGCGCCAGGCGATCCTGGAGTTGCCTGAGGTCAGGCTCTACCACACTCCGGCCGGCAGCAAGGTGAGCAACGCCGCCATGATCTATGGAAGCTCCTCCCACGATTTGTATCACGCCGGCCAGATCCAGCTCCTGAAGCGCCTGCAGCGTTGAATAGAGGCGGAAAAAGACATTCCCGACTTGTCGCCGTGATAGAATCGCAGCCAAACATAGAAAGGAGAGGGAACTATGCCGCTGGATGGAAAGCAAAGAGGACGCAGGCCTTTTTTGCAGAAGTTAATGGTTTTGGGCGGCCTGGCTGCCGCTCCCGCCGGCGCCCAGGCACAGCAGGCGCGCAGAGAGACTGGTCCCGGCTACCTGCCGGGCTATGTGCGCGCGCAGAACTACCGGTCTCTGAAGCAATCGAGTTATGACAGAACGGGGGGCAACTCCGACCGCTGGCCCATTCAGGCGGGCCAGACCCTGGAGGTCTTTCAGGCCAAAGGTCTGGGCATGATCTCGCATATCTGGTTCACCATCTCCGCTCAGAGCATCAATCACTTGAAGGAACTTGTGCTCCGGATGTATTGGGACGGCAACGCCAAACCCAGTGTCGAGAGTCCCGTTGGCGATTTTTTCGGGCTCAACCTCGGT includes:
- a CDS encoding DinB family protein, coding for MKNRTPDPEIELLVRIMDQSYDKKAWHGTNFRGSLRGLTAQEALWRPAPQRHNIWEITIHVAYWKYIVRRRILGEKRGSFPLKGSNWFARPESATPDAWRQDVLLLDETHRRLRQAILELPEVRLYHTPAGSKVSNAAMIYGSSSHDLYHAGQIQLLKRLQR